The following coding sequences are from one Microbacterium sp. SORGH_AS_0969 window:
- a CDS encoding transcription antiterminator — protein sequence MTTKARQDRLLALLLRDGEWSTAASLADALGVTPRSIRSYVTAINARAGGMSAIESGPLGYRAGSDAAVALRANGGLDAGTPRDRLHTLVRRLLDSADGIDVFETADALHVSAATLEADLSRVRGLLGGTELTLERSASLARLRGTEVAQRRLLSKLAHDEMDAGHFDLDALRRTLGERSVGARAFGPFKAELVAELGALGYFVNEIGIGDVVMHIAIAADRTTRDRALGSTGADVSDATAAVADLLDRLTLKHIGVQLGQGDLRHLATLVLTRIVAPGAPAADDVRSRLSPEVEAAVRAVVEAAASQFLVDIAHEDFILRLALHVQNLLHRSREQAWSRNPLTRSLKSTYPMIFEVAVYIATGLQDSLGIPILDDEIAYVAMHVGGRLERSRRADQLLTATIVCPGYYELHELLRSSVDRSLGQAIEVVGVETRIDPVWEGIDTDLVLTTIDPPRTGDRFVRIQPFLTDADVERVQAAAGRVRRGRRLARLRAELERYFSPDAFVRGLDGADGEAGVIRDLGALLTNQGVIDDDYVTRAVEREAISSTAFTDALAVPHAMGMTATQTRIAIGIADPSIAWGEGRVQVVALVAFSEADREAFQTVFEQFVEVFSERESVQRIVRRGTDFAAFLDELVAVIDG from the coding sequence GTGACGACGAAAGCTCGCCAAGACCGCCTGCTGGCCTTGTTGCTGCGCGACGGGGAGTGGTCGACGGCTGCATCTCTGGCGGACGCCCTCGGGGTGACCCCGCGGAGCATCCGCTCCTACGTGACGGCGATCAACGCCCGCGCCGGGGGCATGAGCGCGATCGAGTCGGGGCCGCTCGGCTACCGGGCCGGCAGTGACGCCGCCGTCGCGCTGCGGGCGAACGGGGGATTGGATGCCGGGACCCCCCGCGATCGCCTCCACACCCTGGTGCGGCGCCTCCTCGACTCGGCCGACGGCATCGACGTCTTCGAGACGGCCGACGCTCTGCACGTCAGCGCGGCCACGCTCGAAGCGGATCTCTCACGCGTGCGGGGGCTGCTCGGCGGGACCGAGCTGACGCTCGAGCGCTCGGCATCCCTCGCTCGCCTCCGGGGCACCGAGGTGGCGCAGCGTCGCTTGCTGTCGAAGCTCGCGCACGACGAGATGGATGCCGGGCACTTCGACCTCGACGCGCTGCGGCGAACGCTCGGCGAGAGGTCCGTCGGCGCGCGGGCCTTCGGTCCCTTCAAGGCCGAGCTGGTCGCCGAGCTCGGCGCCCTCGGCTACTTCGTGAACGAGATCGGCATCGGCGACGTCGTCATGCACATCGCGATCGCCGCGGACCGGACCACCCGCGACCGGGCCCTCGGATCGACCGGTGCGGACGTATCGGATGCCACGGCGGCGGTCGCGGATCTGTTGGACCGTCTGACCCTCAAGCACATCGGGGTGCAGCTCGGGCAGGGCGACCTCCGCCACCTCGCGACCCTGGTGCTCACACGGATCGTCGCTCCGGGCGCCCCCGCGGCCGACGACGTCCGTTCCCGCCTGTCGCCCGAGGTCGAGGCAGCCGTCCGCGCGGTCGTCGAGGCGGCGGCATCCCAGTTCCTCGTCGACATCGCGCACGAGGACTTCATCCTGCGCCTCGCGCTGCACGTGCAGAACCTGCTGCACCGCTCTCGAGAGCAGGCGTGGTCGCGGAACCCCCTGACGCGGTCGTTGAAGTCGACGTACCCGATGATCTTCGAGGTGGCGGTCTACATCGCGACCGGGCTCCAGGACTCGCTGGGCATCCCGATCCTCGACGACGAGATCGCGTATGTCGCGATGCACGTCGGCGGGCGCCTCGAGCGCAGCCGCCGCGCCGATCAGCTCCTCACCGCGACGATCGTGTGCCCGGGGTACTACGAACTGCACGAGCTGCTGCGCTCCAGCGTCGACCGTTCGCTCGGGCAGGCGATCGAGGTCGTCGGCGTCGAGACGCGCATCGACCCCGTCTGGGAGGGCATCGATACCGACCTGGTGCTGACGACGATCGACCCTCCCCGCACGGGCGACCGGTTCGTCCGCATCCAGCCGTTCCTCACCGACGCCGACGTCGAGCGCGTGCAGGCGGCGGCCGGGCGTGTGCGGCGGGGGAGGCGCCTCGCGCGGCTCCGGGCCGAGCTGGAGCGCTACTTCTCTCCGGACGCCTTCGTGCGCGGCCTCGACGGGGCCGACGGCGAGGCGGGCGTCATCCGCGACCTGGGCGCGCTGCTGACGAACCAGGGGGTCATCGACGACGACTACGTCACCCGGGCCGTGGAGCGCGAGGCCATCTCGTCGACGGCGTTCACCGACGCCCTCGCGGTGCCCCACGCGATGGGGATGACCGCGACCCAGACGCGCATCGCGATCGGCATCGCCGACCCCTCGATCGCGTGGGGCGAGGGTCGCGTGCAGGTCGTGGCCCTCGTGGCGTTCAGCGAGGCCGACCGCGAGGCGTTCCAGACGGTGTTCGAGCAGTTCGTCGAGGTGTTCAGCGAGCGCGAGAGCGTTCAGCGCATCGTGCGGCGGGGCACGGACTTCGCGGCGTTCCTCGACGAGCTGGTCGCGGTGATCGACGGCTGA
- a CDS encoding PTS sugar transporter subunit IIB, with amino-acid sequence MRILVVCGAGASSTFVAQRVRRAAHERGLDYAASAGTLRSLPIDLDGCDVVLVGPHLAGDLDAIERDAATRGVKVVLLPPDVFADLDGTRALALVQGALGARPLLTHEKE; translated from the coding sequence ATGAGGATCCTGGTGGTCTGTGGTGCGGGTGCGTCCAGCACGTTCGTCGCGCAGCGGGTACGCCGCGCGGCCCACGAGCGCGGCCTCGACTATGCCGCCTCCGCGGGAACGCTGCGTTCGCTCCCGATCGATCTCGACGGATGCGATGTCGTCCTCGTCGGCCCCCACCTCGCGGGCGACCTCGACGCGATCGAACGGGATGCCGCGACGCGCGGCGTCAAGGTGGTCCTGCTGCCACCCGACGTGTTCGCCGACCTCGACGGCACGCGCGCCCTCGCCCTCGTCCAGGGGGCGCTCGGCGCCCGACCGCTTCTGACTCACGAGAAGGAGTGA
- a CDS encoding HPr family phosphocarrier protein, whose amino-acid sequence MPRLTRTVRIGSSHGLHARPAKLFAQAAKESGIPVTIAKDAGAPVNAASILGIIALGLEYGDYVTLTADGDNAEATIDRLSELLTTDHDAA is encoded by the coding sequence ATGCCTCGACTCACCCGCACCGTCCGGATCGGATCGTCCCACGGCCTGCACGCACGCCCCGCGAAGCTGTTCGCACAGGCGGCGAAGGAGTCCGGAATCCCGGTGACCATCGCCAAGGATGCCGGCGCCCCGGTCAACGCCGCGAGCATCCTCGGCATCATCGCGCTGGGCCTGGAGTACGGCGACTACGTCACCCTCACGGCCGACGGCGACAACGCCGAAGCGACCATCGATCGTCTCAGCGAACTGCTGACCACCGACCACGACGCCGCATAA
- the ptsP gene encoding phosphoenolpyruvate--protein phosphotransferase has translation MTELRGVGIGLGVAQGPIARMAEPLPAPKDAKSELSVEDETARVREAIGAVARELEARGAQAGGAARDVLEAQAMIAEDPTLEAEVDSRLAAGKTGEFAVHDAFASFREQLVALGGYLGERAADLDDVAQRVIARLRGVAAPGIPDPGHPFVLVAKDLAPADTALLDLDKVLALVTTEGGPTSHTAILAREKSIVAVVGAAGAKDLVDGQSVIVDAAAGVVTVDPTDDEKARAANRAEARAAAASAPLTDGALADGTKVPLLANLGKPGGAAEAVELGAEGVGLFRTEFLFLSSSSAPTVEEQRAAYTELLSAFPGKKVVVRMLDAGADKPLPFLNDAHEENPALGLRGLRALRASEDILREQLTALAEADAATRKTEAGPADLWVMAPMVSTVEETRYFTELARDYGLKTTGVMVEVPSSALMADRILQIADFVSIGTNDLTQYTLAADRLLGSVASFQDPWHPAVLRLIREVGAAGRVNGKPVGICGEAAADPLLAVVLVGLGATTLSMAPTALADVRATLLDHTLDDALRIAEAALSADDAASAREAAQAASSTREAVPAAS, from the coding sequence ATGACGGAACTCCGTGGAGTCGGAATCGGACTGGGCGTCGCCCAGGGACCCATCGCGCGCATGGCGGAGCCCCTGCCCGCCCCGAAGGACGCGAAGAGCGAGCTGAGCGTCGAGGACGAGACCGCGCGCGTGCGCGAGGCCATCGGCGCCGTCGCGCGCGAGCTCGAGGCCCGCGGGGCACAAGCGGGCGGCGCCGCCCGCGACGTGCTCGAGGCCCAGGCGATGATCGCCGAGGACCCGACCCTCGAAGCCGAGGTCGACAGCCGTCTCGCCGCGGGCAAGACCGGCGAGTTCGCCGTGCACGACGCCTTCGCCTCGTTCCGTGAGCAGCTCGTCGCCCTGGGCGGCTACCTCGGCGAGCGCGCCGCCGACCTCGACGACGTCGCCCAGCGCGTCATCGCGCGCCTGCGCGGCGTCGCGGCCCCCGGCATCCCGGATCCCGGTCACCCATTCGTGCTTGTCGCGAAAGACCTGGCCCCCGCCGACACCGCCCTGCTCGACCTCGACAAGGTGCTCGCGCTGGTCACGACCGAGGGCGGCCCCACCTCGCACACGGCGATCCTCGCCCGCGAGAAGTCGATCGTCGCCGTCGTCGGCGCCGCGGGCGCCAAGGACCTCGTCGATGGACAGTCCGTGATCGTCGACGCCGCCGCGGGCGTCGTCACCGTCGACCCGACCGACGACGAGAAGGCCCGCGCGGCGAACCGTGCCGAGGCCCGTGCCGCCGCGGCATCCGCCCCTCTCACCGACGGCGCCCTCGCCGACGGCACCAAAGTGCCCCTGCTCGCCAACCTCGGAAAGCCGGGCGGCGCCGCCGAGGCCGTCGAGCTGGGGGCCGAGGGCGTGGGCCTGTTCCGCACCGAGTTCCTCTTCCTCAGCTCCAGCTCCGCCCCGACCGTCGAGGAGCAGCGCGCCGCGTACACCGAGCTGCTGAGCGCCTTCCCGGGCAAGAAGGTCGTCGTGCGCATGCTCGACGCCGGTGCCGACAAGCCGCTGCCGTTCCTCAACGACGCGCACGAGGAGAACCCGGCTCTCGGCCTCCGTGGCCTCCGCGCACTCCGCGCGAGCGAGGACATCCTCCGCGAGCAGCTGACCGCGCTGGCGGAGGCGGATGCCGCGACCCGCAAGACCGAAGCCGGACCCGCCGACCTGTGGGTCATGGCCCCCATGGTCTCGACCGTCGAGGAGACGCGCTACTTCACCGAGCTGGCCCGCGACTACGGCCTGAAGACGACCGGCGTGATGGTCGAAGTCCCCTCGTCCGCGCTGATGGCGGACCGCATCCTCCAGATCGCGGACTTCGTCTCGATCGGGACGAACGACCTCACGCAGTACACGCTCGCCGCCGACCGCCTGCTCGGTTCCGTCGCGTCGTTCCAGGACCCGTGGCATCCGGCCGTTCTCCGCCTCATCCGCGAGGTCGGTGCGGCGGGCCGCGTGAACGGCAAGCCCGTCGGCATCTGCGGTGAGGCCGCGGCCGACCCGCTGCTCGCCGTCGTCCTCGTCGGGCTCGGTGCGACCACGCTCTCGATGGCGCCCACCGCTCTCGCGGACGTGCGCGCCACCCTCCTCGACCACACCCTTGACGACGCCCTGCGCATCGCCGAGGCCGCCCTGTCCGCCGATGACGCGGCATCCGCCCGCGAAGCAGCCCAGGCCGCTTCCTCGACCCGTGAGGCCGTCCCCGCGGCCTCGTGA
- a CDS encoding PTS mannitol transporter subunit IICB has protein sequence MTTTSPAKKPGGARIAVQRFGTFLSGMIMPNIAAFIAWGFITMLFIPAGFFGAESPFGPAWHWAPVAEILGGGGDAATIGWPGAMTALSATEDGTTYQGYVGLVSIMITYLLPLLIANTGGRIVYGARGGVVGTIAVMGVIAGTNIPMFLGAMIMGPLAAWITKQMDKLWDGKIRPGFEMLVNNFSAGILGMVLAIVGFFAFGPVFLGISAVLGGIVGFLVQFNLLPVLSIIVEPAKVLFLNNAINHGVFTPLGVEQVADTGKSILFLIEANPGPGLGLLLAFTFFGVGAAKASAPGAIVIQFLGGIHEIYFPYALAKPMTILALIAGGASGVATNMIFQGGLVFPAAPGSIIAVTAAAAGGGVANVLVVLLSVVVAAVVTFLIAGIILRASRKRDQEAEGDSFAAAIDQTAANKGKESAALGALRTRAAGTTGAGTTDAAESDVDGALGGLEGGVATKQLNTIVFACDAGMGSSAMGASVLRNKIKKAGIEGVTVTNQAIANLDGSADLIITQNQLTDRAKAQSPDAVHVSVDNFMNSPKYDEVVEMVRSQHETK, from the coding sequence ATGACGACGACGTCACCCGCCAAGAAGCCGGGAGGGGCTCGGATCGCGGTACAGCGATTCGGCACGTTCCTCTCCGGCATGATCATGCCGAACATCGCGGCCTTCATCGCATGGGGTTTCATCACCATGCTCTTCATCCCGGCCGGATTCTTCGGTGCGGAAAGCCCCTTCGGACCCGCGTGGCACTGGGCACCGGTCGCCGAGATCCTCGGCGGCGGCGGCGACGCCGCCACCATCGGCTGGCCCGGCGCGATGACCGCCCTCAGCGCGACCGAAGACGGCACGACCTACCAGGGCTACGTGGGCCTCGTGAGCATCATGATCACGTACCTGCTGCCGCTGCTCATCGCCAACACCGGTGGACGCATCGTCTACGGTGCGCGCGGTGGCGTGGTCGGCACGATCGCCGTGATGGGCGTCATCGCCGGTACCAACATCCCCATGTTCCTCGGCGCGATGATCATGGGCCCGCTCGCGGCCTGGATCACCAAGCAGATGGACAAGCTGTGGGACGGCAAGATCCGCCCCGGCTTCGAGATGCTCGTCAACAACTTCTCGGCCGGCATCCTCGGCATGGTCCTCGCGATCGTCGGTTTCTTCGCCTTCGGCCCGGTCTTCCTCGGCATCAGCGCGGTCCTCGGCGGCATCGTCGGCTTCCTGGTGCAGTTCAACCTGCTGCCGGTGCTGTCGATCATCGTCGAGCCCGCCAAGGTGCTGTTCCTCAACAACGCCATCAACCACGGCGTGTTCACCCCGCTCGGCGTCGAACAGGTCGCCGACACGGGCAAGTCGATCCTCTTCCTCATCGAAGCGAACCCCGGCCCGGGCCTCGGCCTGCTCCTCGCCTTCACCTTCTTCGGTGTGGGCGCGGCGAAGGCCTCTGCCCCCGGCGCCATCGTCATCCAGTTCCTCGGTGGCATCCACGAGATCTACTTCCCGTACGCCCTCGCCAAGCCCATGACGATCCTCGCCCTGATCGCCGGTGGCGCCTCGGGTGTCGCCACGAACATGATCTTCCAGGGCGGTCTGGTCTTCCCCGCGGCCCCGGGCAGCATCATCGCGGTGACGGCTGCCGCCGCCGGCGGTGGCGTCGCGAACGTACTCGTCGTCCTGCTGTCGGTCGTCGTCGCCGCTGTCGTGACCTTCCTGATCGCCGGCATCATCCTCCGCGCCTCGCGCAAGCGCGACCAGGAGGCCGAGGGCGACAGCTTCGCCGCGGCCATCGACCAGACCGCCGCGAACAAGGGCAAGGAGTCCGCCGCCCTCGGCGCCCTGCGCACCCGCGCGGCCGGCACCACGGGCGCGGGCACGACCGACGCCGCCGAGAGCGACGTCGACGGCGCCCTCGGCGGTCTCGAGGGCGGCGTGGCCACGAAGCAGCTGAATACCATTGTGTTCGCCTGCGACGCGGGCATGGGCTCCTCGGCCATGGGCGCGAGCGTGCTGCGCAACAAGATCAAGAAGGCCGGCATCGAGGGGGTCACGGTCACCAACCAGGCGATCGCGAACCTCGACGGCTCGGCCGACCTGATCATCACGCAGAACCAGCTGACCGACCGCGCGAAGGCGCAGTCGCCCGACGCGGTGCACGTGTCGGTGGACAACTTCATGAACTCGCCGAAGTACGACGAGGTCGTCGAAATGGTCCGCTCGCAGCACGAGACGAAGTAA
- a CDS encoding PTS sugar transporter subunit IIA → MSNVLRIESVRIHPGSATREEAMKEAADLLEAAGSVTGEYFAAMQQREETVSTYMGNELAIPHGTNETKQAILESGLSVVRYDGGVDWGGEPVTFVIGIAGKGDEHLEILSQIAILFSEEDDVARLKAASSPEELFEALSGSVNA, encoded by the coding sequence ATGTCGAACGTCCTCCGCATCGAATCCGTCCGCATCCACCCCGGAAGCGCCACCCGCGAGGAGGCGATGAAGGAAGCCGCCGATCTGCTCGAAGCCGCCGGCTCCGTCACGGGTGAGTACTTCGCCGCCATGCAGCAGCGCGAGGAGACGGTGTCCACCTACATGGGCAACGAGCTCGCCATCCCCCACGGCACGAACGAGACCAAGCAGGCGATCCTCGAGTCCGGCCTCTCGGTCGTCCGCTACGACGGCGGTGTCGACTGGGGCGGAGAGCCCGTCACCTTCGTGATCGGCATCGCCGGCAAGGGCGACGAGCACCTCGAGATCCTGTCGCAGATCGCGATCCTCTTCTCGGAGGAAGACGACGTCGCGCGTTTGAAGGCGGCCTCGTCGCCCGAGGAACTGTTCGAGGCCCTCTCCGGGTCCGTCAACGCATGA
- a CDS encoding mannitol-1-phosphate 5-dehydrogenase: MKAVHFGAGNIGRGFVGLLLHEGGYDLVFSDVSAALVEAINAASSYTVHEVGEGGVDKEVTGFRAIDSSVDAETLIDEIATAEVVTTAVGPTILKFVAPHIVAGLALRDPALAPLQIMACENAIGATDQLREHVIELAGESWDALASRAVFANTAVDRIVPAQSGGGVDVTVEPFYEWAIERAPFGDTPPHIPGAHFVDDLEPYIERKLFTVNTGHATTAYFGARAGIERISDALADPAIAADVEAVLEETSALLVEKHELDADVQGEYRATILRRFRNPALPDTVWRVGRQPLRKLSRHERFVGPAAEAVERGLPVDALVAAMAAALEFQDAEDIQAVDLQRMLRELDAEAFTAEVTGLEPSHPLFARVVEIVAARQAAIGA; the protein is encoded by the coding sequence ATGAAGGCCGTCCACTTCGGCGCCGGCAACATCGGGCGCGGCTTCGTCGGACTGCTGCTGCACGAGGGCGGGTACGACCTCGTCTTCTCCGACGTGTCCGCCGCGCTCGTCGAGGCCATCAACGCAGCGTCCTCGTACACCGTCCACGAGGTGGGCGAAGGGGGCGTCGACAAGGAGGTGACCGGTTTCCGGGCGATCGACAGTTCCGTGGATGCCGAGACCCTGATCGACGAGATCGCCACCGCCGAGGTCGTCACGACCGCCGTCGGTCCCACGATCCTGAAGTTCGTGGCTCCGCACATCGTCGCGGGCCTCGCCCTGCGCGACCCGGCGCTCGCTCCCCTGCAGATCATGGCGTGCGAGAACGCGATCGGCGCGACCGACCAGTTGCGCGAGCACGTCATCGAGCTCGCGGGAGAGTCCTGGGACGCTCTGGCATCCCGTGCCGTCTTCGCCAACACCGCGGTCGACCGGATCGTGCCGGCGCAGTCGGGTGGAGGCGTCGACGTCACCGTGGAGCCGTTCTACGAGTGGGCGATCGAACGCGCGCCCTTCGGCGACACTCCCCCGCACATCCCCGGCGCGCACTTCGTCGACGACCTCGAGCCGTACATCGAGCGCAAGCTCTTCACGGTCAACACCGGCCACGCCACGACCGCGTACTTCGGGGCGCGTGCCGGGATCGAGCGCATCTCGGACGCGCTCGCCGACCCGGCCATCGCCGCCGACGTCGAAGCGGTGCTGGAGGAGACCAGCGCGCTGTTGGTCGAGAAGCACGAGCTCGACGCCGACGTGCAGGGTGAGTACCGCGCGACGATCCTGCGCCGTTTCCGCAACCCCGCACTGCCCGACACCGTCTGGCGCGTCGGCCGGCAGCCGCTGCGCAAGCTCTCGCGCCACGAGCGCTTCGTCGGTCCCGCCGCCGAGGCGGTCGAGCGCGGCCTCCCCGTCGACGCCCTCGTCGCCGCGATGGCCGCCGCCCTCGAGTTCCAGGATGCCGAAGACATCCAGGCCGTCGACCTGCAGCGCATGCTGCGCGAGCTCGATGCCGAGGCGTTCACCGCCGAGGTGACGGGCCTGGAGCCTTCGCATCCTCTGTTCGCCCGCGTGGTCGAGATCGTCGCCGCACGACAGGCGGCGATCGGCGCCTGA